The Leptospira koniambonensis genome window below encodes:
- a CDS encoding nicotinate-nicotinamide nucleotide adenylyltransferase yields the protein MSSSGLVGVFGGSFDPPHLGHAEVASSFWENFPKAQELLIVPNHTSPWKQNKKTPPKLILDLVQAQFKNFPNTKVWDWEIKRETPSFTEETILELLNIKPDAKLALLIGEDNYSEFHKWKNWENILDKLHSLLVFRRFSESIPLNENLQKSQNKIVFLQNRIIEAASVDLREELPKCILDHRKPIALSDEVWDIILKNRSYI from the coding sequence ATGAGCTCTTCCGGTTTGGTCGGAGTTTTTGGCGGGAGTTTTGATCCTCCTCATCTAGGCCATGCAGAAGTGGCATCCAGTTTTTGGGAGAATTTTCCAAAAGCCCAAGAACTTCTGATCGTTCCGAATCATACATCTCCCTGGAAACAGAATAAAAAAACTCCTCCGAAACTGATCTTAGATCTTGTTCAGGCTCAGTTTAAAAATTTTCCAAATACAAAAGTTTGGGACTGGGAAATCAAAAGAGAAACTCCCAGTTTCACTGAAGAAACTATTTTAGAACTTTTGAATATAAAACCAGATGCAAAACTCGCACTTCTAATCGGAGAAGATAATTATTCGGAATTCCATAAATGGAAAAATTGGGAGAATATCTTAGATAAACTGCATTCTCTTTTGGTGTTCAGAAGGTTCTCAGAATCTATTCCCCTGAATGAAAACCTGCAAAAATCCCAAAATAAGATCGTATTTTTACAAAATCGGATCATAGAAGCTGCTTCTGTTGATTTGAGAGAAGAACTTCCCAAATGTATTTTGGATCATAGGAAACCGATTGCATTGTCGGATGAAGTGTGGGATATCATACTTAAGAATAGATCTTACATTTAG
- the proB gene encoding glutamate 5-kinase — translation MQMNRNDLNERIKTSNKIVIKIGSARLSGSEEEVNDFLFSLVSDIRHLRDLGKQVILVSSGAIARGRKLLSTLSNPAEAGESLPEKQALAAMGQNRLVNLYDSFFSKVNLPIAQILFGVLDMENPEGFKNLKNTFRQLLDWGILPIVNENDSVATEEVKFGDNDVLSAIVSLIVEADLLIILTGVEGFLKDGKLIPFLEEVGKSELSQAGGPSGPGTGGMYTKLKAASISSEAGIPCGIIDGNLKNCVREFIEKNTLGTLVVSNGKKKNFTEEEIKSILRAKRNGGQE, via the coding sequence ATTCAGATGAACAGAAATGATCTGAACGAGAGAATCAAAACATCCAATAAAATAGTAATTAAGATAGGTTCCGCAAGACTTTCAGGCTCAGAAGAGGAAGTGAATGATTTCCTTTTCAGTCTGGTTTCGGACATACGACATCTAAGAGATCTTGGAAAACAAGTGATCTTAGTTTCCTCTGGAGCAATCGCAAGAGGAAGAAAACTTTTATCCACACTTTCCAACCCGGCAGAAGCAGGAGAATCTCTCCCCGAAAAGCAAGCTCTGGCTGCAATGGGCCAAAACCGCTTAGTGAACTTATACGATAGTTTTTTTTCTAAGGTAAATCTTCCGATCGCTCAGATACTTTTCGGTGTTTTAGATATGGAGAATCCGGAAGGATTTAAAAATCTGAAAAATACCTTCCGACAACTTTTAGATTGGGGCATTCTGCCAATCGTAAATGAGAACGACTCAGTCGCCACGGAAGAAGTAAAATTCGGCGATAACGACGTTCTTTCCGCTATCGTAAGTCTAATCGTAGAAGCAGATCTTCTGATCATTCTCACAGGTGTAGAAGGTTTTCTAAAAGATGGAAAACTGATCCCATTCTTGGAAGAAGTAGGAAAATCCGAACTTTCCCAAGCGGGAGGCCCAAGCGGCCCAGGCACCGGAGGAATGTATACAAAACTCAAGGCGGCTTCTATCTCCAGCGAGGCAGGAATTCCTTGCGGGATCATAGATGGTAATCTTAAAAATTGCGTGCGTGAGTTTATAGAAAAGAATACACTCGGGACATTGGTTGTCTCTAACGGTAAGAAGAAAAACTTTACGGAGGAGGAAATTAAATCCATTCTCCGAGCCAAACGTAACGGAGGTCAGGAATGA
- a CDS encoding ribosomal-processing cysteine protease Prp, translating into MIRIKILRKGEEILGLESSGHASKMHGSKGQNLLCAAVGVLIQTLYLHLSKEGLAEEAVIGDGLLDFKIVSGKKTDPIVLTSFDLVKSGLVNLKEQYPSEIELIGE; encoded by the coding sequence TTGATCCGGATTAAGATACTCCGAAAAGGAGAAGAAATCCTAGGTTTGGAATCTTCCGGGCACGCTTCTAAGATGCACGGATCCAAAGGACAAAATCTTCTCTGTGCCGCTGTCGGAGTACTCATCCAAACTCTTTACTTGCATTTAAGCAAAGAGGGTTTGGCAGAAGAAGCGGTGATCGGAGACGGACTCTTGGACTTCAAGATCGTCTCCGGAAAAAAGACTGATCCAATTGTTCTTACGAGTTTCGATCTCGTGAAAAGTGGATTGGTCAACTTGAAGGAACAATATCCTTCAGAAATTGAACTCATAGGAGAATAA
- the rpmA gene encoding 50S ribosomal protein L27, whose amino-acid sequence MAHKKGGGSSKNGRDSQSKRLGVKRFGGELVLAGNILVRQRGTKLNAGRNVGVGKDHTLYSLVEGHVKFEQVSKTKMQVSVYPK is encoded by the coding sequence ATGGCACATAAGAAAGGTGGCGGTTCATCCAAAAACGGACGTGATTCCCAATCCAAACGTCTTGGTGTAAAACGTTTCGGAGGAGAGTTGGTTTTAGCGGGCAATATTCTTGTTCGTCAAAGAGGAACTAAACTGAACGCTGGAAGAAACGTAGGTGTAGGTAAAGATCATACACTTTACTCTCTCGTCGAAGGTCACGTTAAATTTGAACAAGTTTCCAAAACTAAAATGCAAGTTTCCGTTTACCCGAAATAA
- a CDS encoding glutamate-5-semialdehyde dehydrogenase, producing MIQRSAESIYVDELCKSAKDAYRQIRSIDTSKKNKVLEKLASALVSRKSEILKENAKDLEAGKSKGLSSALLDRLTLDEKRIQSLSNAVLEIKALPDPVGETVRGTTLPNGVRLNTKRVPLGVVMVIYESRPNVTIDVGALSFKSGNACILRGGSEAIHSNTILAKIFQDCLREEGLPPNAVTFVDRTEREYMIPFLKQTSYIDIVVPRGGEGLIRFVSENSLIPVVKHDKGVVNLYIDRSADPKKVLPIAINSKVQRPGVCNAAENLIIHSEYPYTKELLEGLASKGVQLLLDPRSLAIFPQGQPVKEEDYLEEFLDLRLSVKTVDKIEEAIEFIEATSSGHTEAIVTEDVSAANFFSRSLDSAAIFVNISTRFHDGGEFGLGAEVGISTGKLHVRGPMGLVHLTTTTTYAEGEGQVRG from the coding sequence ATGATCCAAAGATCCGCAGAATCCATCTACGTAGACGAACTTTGTAAATCCGCGAAAGATGCTTATAGACAAATTCGATCGATCGATACTTCCAAAAAGAATAAGGTTTTAGAAAAACTTGCCTCTGCGTTAGTTTCCAGAAAATCCGAAATTTTAAAAGAGAATGCAAAAGATCTAGAAGCAGGAAAATCAAAAGGATTATCCTCCGCGCTTTTGGACAGATTGACCTTGGATGAAAAAAGGATCCAAAGTTTATCTAATGCAGTTTTAGAGATCAAAGCTCTTCCTGATCCAGTGGGAGAAACTGTAAGAGGAACTACTCTTCCAAACGGAGTGCGCTTAAATACGAAAAGAGTTCCATTGGGTGTGGTCATGGTGATTTACGAATCCAGACCGAATGTTACTATTGATGTGGGAGCTTTGTCTTTCAAATCAGGGAACGCATGTATTTTGCGTGGTGGTTCTGAAGCAATTCATTCCAACACGATACTCGCTAAAATTTTCCAAGATTGTCTAAGAGAGGAAGGTCTGCCTCCAAATGCAGTCACCTTCGTAGATAGAACGGAAAGAGAATATATGATCCCTTTCCTAAAACAAACTTCTTATATTGATATTGTTGTTCCAAGGGGCGGAGAAGGTCTCATCCGCTTCGTTTCTGAAAATTCTCTTATCCCTGTGGTGAAACATGATAAAGGAGTGGTGAATCTTTATATAGATAGATCGGCAGATCCTAAAAAAGTTTTACCGATCGCAATCAATTCCAAGGTACAAAGACCTGGAGTTTGTAACGCCGCAGAAAACTTAATTATACATTCTGAATATCCTTATACTAAAGAATTATTAGAAGGACTCGCATCCAAAGGTGTACAACTCCTTTTAGATCCAAGATCTCTTGCAATTTTCCCTCAAGGCCAACCTGTTAAGGAAGAAGATTACCTAGAAGAGTTTTTAGATCTAAGACTTTCAGTCAAAACAGTAGATAAGATAGAAGAAGCAATCGAATTCATTGAGGCAACTAGTTCTGGTCATACAGAAGCAATTGTGACCGAGGATGTAAGTGCAGCGAATTTTTTCAGTCGCTCCTTAGATTCAGCTGCGATCTTTGTGAATATCTCCACTCGTTTTCATGATGGAGGAGAATTCGGACTCGGAGCAGAAGTTGGAATTTCAACAGGTAAATTACATGTAAGAGGTCCGATGGGTCTTGTACATCTTACAACTACTACAACATACGCGGAAGGAGAAGGACAGGTCCGAGGATAA
- the obgE gene encoding GTPase ObgE encodes MEKFLDEVLIEVTAGHGGAGSMHFRREKYVEFGGPDGGDGGIGGNIIMRANLSMVTLDRYLTKRRFRAQDGFPGEGNERSGKKGEDLILFVPLGTQVFDEESGELLYDFVKDDGEFQVVKGGRGGKGNTHFKSSTHQTPKFSQPGEDGEYKHLRLSLKLLADVGIVGLPNAGKSTLLSKITEAHPKIAGYAFTTLAPNLGVVKRKGDIYRYTMADIPGIIEGASKGVGLGLSFLRHIERVKGILYVFDAAALDIIEDFKMLQSELRSYNPELLNRPHLIVLNKIDIWEDQSFTEELLKSVSSLGRVIPISAQEELNLEELLSVMDSTFFQKELEELHFNEEEHRENSDEQK; translated from the coding sequence ATGGAAAAGTTTTTAGATGAAGTATTGATCGAAGTTACCGCCGGGCATGGTGGAGCCGGATCTATGCATTTCAGAAGAGAGAAGTATGTAGAATTCGGAGGACCTGATGGTGGTGACGGAGGAATTGGCGGCAATATTATCATGCGCGCTAACCTTTCCATGGTTACCCTAGATCGTTATCTTACTAAAAGAAGATTTAGAGCTCAGGACGGATTTCCTGGAGAAGGCAACGAAAGATCCGGTAAAAAAGGAGAAGATCTAATCCTTTTTGTTCCACTCGGAACCCAAGTTTTCGACGAAGAAAGTGGAGAACTACTTTACGATTTTGTAAAAGACGACGGAGAATTCCAAGTTGTCAAAGGGGGAAGAGGGGGAAAAGGGAATACCCATTTCAAATCTTCTACCCACCAAACTCCTAAATTTTCTCAACCTGGAGAAGATGGAGAATATAAACATCTACGACTCAGTCTAAAACTTTTGGCAGATGTTGGGATTGTAGGACTTCCTAATGCAGGTAAGTCTACCCTACTTTCTAAAATTACGGAAGCCCACCCTAAGATCGCAGGATACGCATTCACTACTCTTGCACCCAACCTAGGAGTGGTTAAAAGAAAGGGAGATATCTACCGTTATACTATGGCGGATATTCCTGGGATTATAGAAGGAGCAAGTAAAGGTGTGGGCCTAGGACTTTCCTTTTTAAGACATATAGAAAGAGTAAAAGGTATATTATACGTTTTTGATGCAGCTGCATTGGATATTATAGAAGATTTCAAAATGCTTCAGTCAGAATTGAGATCTTATAATCCGGAACTTCTAAACCGACCCCATTTGATTGTTTTAAATAAAATAGATATCTGGGAAGACCAGAGTTTTACGGAAGAATTACTCAAATCTGTTTCTTCTTTGGGAAGGGTGATCCCAATCTCCGCACAAGAAGAACTCAATTTAGAAGAATTACTTTCCGTAATGGATTCCACCTTCTTCCAAAAAGAATTGGAAGAATTACATTTTAACGAAGAAGAACACCGGGAAAATTCAGATGAACAGAAATGA
- the rsfS gene encoding ribosome silencing factor: MSPSPKNTPENTMEILKTIHKIMQDKKCEEIAVLNLESVHSYLSFFLICTVNSAVQANAVAREIKKALKSFKLPHKETDKTGTSSSSGWTLLDYGEFIVHIMTPEKREYYNLDRLWRDAERIELS; encoded by the coding sequence ATGAGTCCTTCTCCTAAAAATACCCCGGAAAACACAATGGAAATCCTGAAAACTATCCATAAGATCATGCAGGATAAAAAATGCGAAGAGATTGCGGTTTTAAACCTGGAATCTGTGCATTCATACTTAAGTTTCTTTCTGATCTGTACTGTAAATTCTGCTGTACAAGCAAATGCAGTAGCAAGAGAGATCAAAAAAGCATTAAAAAGTTTTAAACTACCTCATAAGGAAACTGATAAAACAGGAACATCCTCTTCTTCAGGTTGGACCTTGCTGGACTATGGCGAATTTATAGTCCATATCATGACCCCTGAAAAAAGAGAATATTATAATCTGGACAGACTCTGGAGAGACGCAGAGAGAATTGAACTCTCTTAA
- a CDS encoding LCP family protein, giving the protein MSPNKPIRPFNLIPLWIAAGFLFLALLFFLFRNFRRTGLDEKISSGKPIHILFHAVGNDDVYEFGFLATIFPSQERVGLFFFHPITTFEDPEDSLEQIKSKATSAVKDAVQDILGSKPNYTVKINASAFIKIVDILGGVNLYTDNRTNRISPSYVREPGLYSYSGEDAYDYVSYMDKKETLDYLDRISRQESAVLSIYETLYENKELLNSFWSEMVFSLVDSDFSKEDFYTLLKFATSHRLAFGITELPGEPALDPKTRRLFLTADPARASVAIRKFHKDVSAEIFTDGEYARTEVLNGTEVAGLAKDVRTTLADKRIKVLSVDNAWTKDIKKTIILDRSGNTAVADKISSILEKTKVYHVLRKDLGLDSTVLLGSDIEPKK; this is encoded by the coding sequence TTGAGTCCTAACAAACCGATTCGACCTTTTAATCTTATTCCATTATGGATCGCTGCAGGCTTTCTATTTTTGGCGTTATTATTTTTCCTATTCCGCAATTTCAGAAGAACAGGCCTGGACGAAAAGATCAGTTCAGGTAAACCGATCCATATACTTTTCCATGCTGTAGGAAACGACGATGTATATGAATTTGGATTTTTAGCGACTATCTTCCCTTCTCAAGAAAGAGTCGGATTATTCTTCTTTCATCCGATCACTACGTTCGAAGATCCGGAAGATAGTTTAGAACAAATTAAATCCAAGGCTACTTCTGCAGTAAAAGATGCTGTCCAAGATATTTTAGGTTCTAAGCCAAATTATACAGTAAAGATAAATGCTTCCGCCTTTATTAAGATAGTAGATATCTTAGGTGGAGTGAATTTATACACTGATAATCGTACTAACAGAATTTCTCCTTCTTATGTAAGAGAACCTGGTTTGTATTCTTATTCTGGAGAAGATGCGTATGATTACGTTTCTTATATGGATAAGAAGGAAACCTTGGATTATCTGGATCGTATCAGCAGGCAAGAAAGTGCAGTTTTGTCTATTTACGAAACTTTATACGAAAACAAAGAATTACTAAATTCATTTTGGTCAGAGATGGTTTTCAGTTTAGTAGATTCTGATTTTTCCAAAGAAGATTTTTACACTCTTCTAAAATTTGCTACTTCTCATAGACTCGCATTTGGAATTACAGAACTTCCTGGAGAGCCTGCATTAGATCCAAAAACAAGACGTTTATTCTTAACTGCAGATCCTGCCAGAGCATCGGTTGCCATCCGAAAATTTCATAAAGATGTATCTGCTGAAATTTTCACAGATGGAGAATATGCAAGAACAGAAGTGCTAAACGGAACTGAAGTTGCTGGTCTTGCAAAAGATGTAAGGACCACATTGGCTGACAAAAGGATCAAGGTCCTTTCCGTTGATAACGCCTGGACCAAAGATATCAAAAAAACGATCATATTAGATCGTTCTGGGAATACTGCAGTGGCGGATAAAATTTCCTCCATATTAGAAAAAACAAAAGTATATCATGTATTAAGAAAGGATCTAGGACTGGACTCTACCGTGCTCTTAGGATCCGATATAGAGCCTAAAAAATAA
- the rplU gene encoding 50S ribosomal protein L21: protein MFAIISVGNRQFKVTQDLEFLTEKTGKNAGDTFDAKVLLFAENNKVHIGSPELKSAKVSLKVLEDVKGEKVRGYVYKKRKNSQRTWGHRQQLQKVKVVSLSAV, encoded by the coding sequence ATGTTCGCGATCATCTCTGTCGGCAACCGACAATTCAAAGTCACTCAGGATCTTGAATTCCTGACTGAAAAAACCGGTAAAAATGCTGGTGATACCTTCGATGCTAAGGTTCTACTATTCGCTGAAAATAATAAGGTCCATATCGGATCTCCGGAACTCAAATCCGCTAAAGTCTCCCTGAAAGTATTGGAAGACGTAAAGGGAGAAAAAGTAAGAGGATACGTTTACAAAAAACGTAAAAACTCTCAGAGAACCTGGGGACATAGACAACAACTGCAAAAAGTTAAGGTAGTTTCTCTTTCGGCAGTTTGA
- the yqeK gene encoding bis(5'-nucleosyl)-tetraphosphatase (symmetrical) YqeK produces the protein MLPTTTPEQIKYFKDIVPNEITKTRWEHSLRVAEIAEELANIHSPNESKEAYLAGVVHDITKQKTKEFHLELFAKLGDSESSKLPEAAWHSRSAAYYLETEYGLKTRSVLDAVKHHTLGGDDLNLLDYILYAADFLGSEFAERQTEYSEWRNNAKENLYSAVLNKAVHTMQDLLDHKREIHKRTIAMYHFALGKLTN, from the coding sequence ATGCTTCCGACCACTACCCCTGAACAGATAAAATATTTTAAAGATATTGTTCCAAATGAGATCACTAAAACCCGTTGGGAACATAGCCTTAGAGTAGCCGAGATCGCAGAAGAACTCGCAAATATTCATTCTCCAAATGAAAGCAAAGAAGCTTATTTAGCCGGCGTAGTTCACGATATCACCAAACAAAAAACCAAAGAATTCCATTTGGAACTTTTTGCAAAATTAGGAGATTCAGAATCTTCTAAACTTCCGGAAGCTGCCTGGCATTCCCGATCCGCTGCTTATTATTTGGAAACAGAATATGGCTTAAAAACAAGATCCGTTTTAGATGCAGTGAAACACCATACACTTGGTGGAGATGACTTGAATCTTTTGGATTATATATTATATGCGGCTGACTTTTTGGGTTCAGAATTTGCGGAAAGACAAACAGAATATTCGGAATGGAGAAACAATGCCAAGGAAAATCTGTACTCTGCCGTTTTGAATAAGGCAGTCCATACCATGCAGGACCTTTTGGATCATAAAAGAGAAATCCATAAAAGGACGATCGCCATGTATCATTTCGCCTTGGGAAAATTAACCAATTGA
- a CDS encoding pirin family protein, with protein MRYLIAKKKDLGDGFFVRRVLPQIESRNVGPFVFLDHMGPLPIKTGAEIVVRPHPHIGLATVTYLYDGVITHRDSIGKVEDIRPFEVNWMTAGSGIVHSERSKLDPEFNILEGIQTWVALPKEFEETSPEFFHHGREELPTVSGGGWELRLIAGSFMGEVSPVKVYSPLFYADLEVEAGAEVELPVPAEQEAGIYVARGKADAEGKIVSIGDMAIYPKGGAVKFRAEETSRIVLLGGVPLSTPRHMYWNFVSSSLERIEQAKVDWKEDRFAHVPGETERIPLPEH; from the coding sequence ATGAGATATCTTATCGCTAAGAAAAAAGATTTGGGAGACGGTTTTTTTGTAAGAAGGGTACTTCCACAGATCGAATCCAGAAATGTGGGACCTTTCGTTTTTCTGGATCATATGGGTCCACTTCCCATTAAGACAGGTGCCGAAATTGTAGTTCGTCCTCATCCTCATATAGGTCTTGCAACAGTTACTTATCTGTATGACGGAGTGATCACTCACAGGGATAGCATAGGAAAGGTAGAAGATATTCGCCCCTTCGAAGTCAACTGGATGACTGCTGGTTCCGGAATCGTACATAGCGAAAGATCTAAATTAGATCCTGAATTTAATATTTTAGAAGGTATCCAAACCTGGGTGGCATTGCCCAAAGAATTCGAAGAGACTTCTCCTGAATTTTTCCATCATGGAAGAGAAGAATTGCCGACAGTCAGCGGCGGAGGCTGGGAACTCAGGCTGATCGCAGGTTCCTTCATGGGAGAAGTTTCCCCTGTTAAAGTATATTCTCCCTTATTCTATGCTGACCTAGAAGTTGAGGCTGGCGCAGAAGTAGAACTTCCGGTTCCAGCTGAACAAGAAGCAGGCATTTATGTTGCCAGAGGTAAGGCCGACGCAGAAGGAAAGATCGTTTCTATAGGAGATATGGCTATCTATCCAAAAGGTGGGGCAGTAAAATTTAGAGCAGAAGAAACTTCCAGGATTGTGCTCTTAGGCGGTGTCCCACTTTCTACTCCAAGGCATATGTATTGGAACTTTGTATCCAGTTCTTTGGAAAGAATTGAACAAGCAAAAGTGGATTGGAAAGAAGATCGATTTGCTCATGTGCCAGGGGAGACTGAAAGGATCCCATTGCCTGAACATTAA
- a CDS encoding thioredoxin domain-containing protein, whose product MKTPDKKLNRLASEKSPYLLQHSTNPVDWFPWSEEAFAKAKSENKMIFLSIGYATCHWCHVMEKESFENETTAEVLNRDYVSIKVDREERPDVDRIYMDALHAMGQQGGWPLNMFLTPEGKPITGGTYFPPVPKYGRKSFTEVLGILTGLWKDKKEELLEASEDLTKHLKESEETKALSAETSGSSPGPEVFENGFLLYDRLYDPDYAGFKSNSVNKFPPSMGLSFLLRYHKSTGEPKALEMVEETLTAMKKGGIYDQIGGGLCRYSTDHHWLVPHFEKMLYDNSLFLEALVECYQAVGEEKYKDYAYDVIEYLHRDMRLQGGGIASAEDADSEGEEGLFYLWTKEEIREICGQDSSLLDEFWNVTEKGNFEEKNILHETFRMNFSRLHGLEPSELEEIVSRNRKKLLEKRSERIRPLRDDKILFSWNCLYIKALTKAAMAFGDGDLLREAEETYKFLEKNLIREDGRLLRRFREGEARFLAYSTDYAEFVLASLYLFQAGKGFRYLENAIRYTEEAIRLFRSPSGVFFDSGSDGETLLRRTVDGYDGVEPSANSSFATAFVLLSKLGVVDSEKYLQYADSIFSYFKPDMETYPMNYPYMLSALWLRKSPGRELAVVYSSQEELLPIWKGVGSLFLPETVFVWANDKEAEENGEKFLLLKNRNSGGGVKAYVCVGFHCELPVSDWSSLRARLVED is encoded by the coding sequence ATGAAAACTCCAGATAAAAAATTGAACCGACTCGCGTCTGAAAAAAGTCCTTATCTACTCCAACATTCTACGAATCCTGTGGATTGGTTTCCTTGGTCAGAAGAAGCCTTTGCAAAGGCAAAATCCGAGAATAAAATGATCTTCTTATCCATTGGTTATGCCACCTGCCATTGGTGCCATGTGATGGAGAAGGAATCGTTTGAGAATGAAACCACTGCAGAAGTTTTAAATAGAGATTACGTTTCCATTAAGGTGGATCGGGAAGAAAGACCAGACGTGGATCGGATCTATATGGACGCGTTACATGCCATGGGGCAGCAGGGTGGCTGGCCTTTGAATATGTTCCTAACACCTGAAGGTAAGCCGATTACAGGTGGGACTTATTTTCCTCCGGTTCCTAAATATGGCCGAAAAAGTTTCACAGAAGTTTTGGGGATTTTGACCGGATTATGGAAGGATAAAAAAGAAGAATTACTCGAAGCTTCCGAAGATCTGACCAAACATCTAAAAGAATCTGAGGAAACAAAAGCTCTCTCTGCAGAAACATCCGGCTCTTCTCCAGGACCAGAAGTATTCGAGAATGGATTTTTATTATATGATCGACTTTACGATCCAGATTATGCGGGTTTCAAATCCAATTCTGTAAATAAATTTCCTCCGAGCATGGGCCTTAGCTTTTTATTACGTTATCATAAATCTACAGGCGAACCAAAAGCTCTAGAAATGGTAGAAGAGACACTTACTGCTATGAAAAAGGGTGGGATCTACGACCAGATTGGCGGGGGACTTTGTAGGTATTCCACTGATCATCATTGGCTCGTTCCTCATTTCGAAAAGATGCTCTACGATAATTCACTCTTCTTAGAGGCATTGGTAGAATGTTACCAAGCGGTGGGAGAGGAAAAATACAAAGACTATGCCTACGACGTAATCGAATACCTTCATCGTGACATGAGATTACAAGGCGGCGGGATAGCAAGTGCAGAAGACGCAGATTCAGAAGGGGAAGAGGGACTATTCTATCTTTGGACAAAAGAAGAAATAAGAGAAATCTGCGGACAAGACTCTTCTCTTTTAGATGAATTTTGGAATGTAACTGAAAAAGGAAACTTCGAAGAGAAAAATATTCTGCACGAAACATTCAGAATGAATTTCTCCAGATTACATGGTTTGGAACCTTCCGAGTTAGAAGAGATTGTTTCCAGAAACAGAAAAAAACTTTTAGAAAAACGTTCCGAACGGATCAGACCTCTTAGGGATGATAAGATCTTATTCTCTTGGAACTGTTTGTACATTAAGGCTCTAACAAAGGCTGCGATGGCATTTGGGGACGGAGATCTATTAAGAGAAGCAGAAGAAACATATAAATTTTTAGAAAAAAATCTGATCCGAGAAGACGGAAGATTGCTCAGAAGATTTAGAGAAGGAGAAGCGAGATTCCTGGCTTATAGCACTGATTATGCGGAATTTGTATTAGCTTCTTTATACTTATTCCAAGCAGGAAAAGGATTCAGATATTTAGAGAATGCGATCAGATATACTGAAGAAGCGATCCGACTTTTCAGAAGTCCATCAGGTGTGTTTTTCGATTCAGGAAGCGATGGAGAGACATTACTCAGAAGAACGGTAGATGGTTATGATGGAGTGGAACCTTCTGCAAATAGCTCTTTTGCGACGGCTTTTGTTTTACTTTCAAAATTAGGTGTAGTAGATTCAGAAAAATATCTGCAATATGCGGATTCTATCTTCTCCTATTTCAAACCTGATATGGAAACCTATCCAATGAATTATCCATATATGCTTTCTGCATTATGGCTTAGAAAATCTCCAGGAAGAGAACTCGCAGTGGTATATTCTTCCCAAGAAGAATTATTACCTATTTGGAAAGGAGTAGGCTCCTTATTTTTGCCGGAGACAGTTTTTGTTTGGGCTAATGATAAAGAAGCAGAAGAGAATGGTGAAAAATTCCTACTTCTAAAAAACAGAAATTCAGGAGGGGGAGTGAAAGCATACGTTTGCGTAGGATTTCACTGCGAACTTCCTGTATCAGATTGGTCTAGCTTGAGAGCAAGATTGGTAGAAGATTAA